One Turneriella parva DSM 21527 genomic region harbors:
- a CDS encoding NAD(P)/FAD-dependent oxidoreductase — translation MVSHSWPPQNQGAKKPHVVIVGGGFGGLTVARRLRRAPVYITLIDKANHHLFQPLLYQVATASLSPGHIAMPLRAIFRSQKNVRVLMNRVGEIRAQEKKIRLVSGDEFTYDHLVIATGARHSYFAHPEWEKNAPGLKSLADALRIRQKILATFEQAEAMLAIGKEDDAELRKLLTFVVVGGGPTGVEMAGAIAEIAHHTLKKEFRGIDPRSTRIILVEGGEHLLMAFPGSLGENARRVLEKLGVEVRTGAVVKSVMYDGVYINDELVSAANILWAAGNTASTLLKTLGTPLDRAGRAVVNAQLSPEGFDDISVIGDAAHFVDQGTGQPLPGVAPVAIQQGQYVAKKILATSRSAKLADFRYWDKGSMATIGRGRAVAKVGRLHMTGFIAWLMWSVIHVLYLVGFRNRFAVMILWMYSYVTNSRAVRLITSDDL, via the coding sequence ATGGTTTCGCATAGCTGGCCCCCGCAGAATCAGGGCGCGAAAAAGCCGCATGTCGTCATTGTCGGCGGCGGTTTTGGCGGTCTCACCGTGGCGCGGCGTTTGAGGCGTGCGCCGGTCTACATTACCCTCATCGACAAGGCGAACCACCATCTGTTTCAGCCGCTGCTTTACCAGGTTGCAACCGCTTCGCTTTCTCCGGGGCATATCGCGATGCCGCTCAGGGCGATCTTTCGCAGCCAAAAGAATGTGCGCGTGCTCATGAACCGCGTCGGTGAAATTCGTGCCCAGGAGAAAAAAATCCGATTGGTTTCGGGCGACGAATTTACGTACGATCATCTCGTGATTGCCACCGGTGCGCGCCATTCGTACTTCGCGCACCCCGAATGGGAAAAAAATGCACCGGGGCTTAAAAGCCTCGCCGACGCATTGCGCATTCGCCAGAAAATTCTGGCGACATTCGAGCAGGCAGAGGCGATGCTGGCGATCGGTAAAGAAGACGATGCGGAGCTCAGAAAGTTACTGACGTTCGTCGTCGTGGGCGGCGGCCCGACTGGCGTCGAGATGGCCGGCGCGATTGCCGAGATTGCGCACCACACGTTAAAGAAAGAATTTCGCGGAATCGACCCGCGATCAACGCGCATTATTCTCGTCGAGGGTGGCGAACATCTGCTGATGGCTTTTCCCGGTTCACTGGGTGAAAATGCGCGCCGCGTGCTCGAAAAGCTGGGCGTTGAGGTGCGCACCGGCGCTGTCGTCAAAAGCGTCATGTACGATGGCGTTTACATCAATGATGAGCTCGTCTCGGCCGCCAATATTTTGTGGGCCGCTGGCAACACGGCTTCGACGTTGCTGAAAACGCTCGGCACTCCGCTTGATCGGGCGGGGCGCGCCGTGGTGAATGCCCAGCTCTCGCCAGAGGGTTTCGACGATATCTCTGTCATCGGCGATGCAGCGCATTTTGTCGATCAGGGCACCGGCCAGCCCCTGCCAGGCGTCGCCCCCGTGGCAATTCAGCAAGGGCAGTACGTGGCCAAAAAGATTCTGGCGACGTCTAGATCCGCCAAACTTGCCGACTTTCGCTACTGGGACAAAGGCTCTATGGCGACGATTGGCCGTGGTCGGGCCGTTGCCAAAGTCGGGCGACTGCACATGACGGGTTTTATTGCGTGGCTCATGTGGTCGGTAATTCACGTGCTCTATCTTGTCGGTTTTCGCAA
- the mtnP gene encoding S-methyl-5'-thioadenosine phosphorylase — MKHKADIGIIGGTGVYGVEGMRVTDKVRVKTAWGYPSDEITLAEYHEGDKAITLAFLPRHGKGHFIPPTKIPAHANLAALKMLGCEAVVSFSAVGSLKEEIPPGHFVLPSQVIDRTRHRRDTYFDEGIVVHVSFGDPMDNTLATILAGAIRQLSLPLAENETLICMEGPQFSTRAESKLYKSWGAGIINMSVLPEAKLARELELPYQMICMATDYDSWREHDHAVTADEIMAVVKKNSDNAQKVLKAALPHLAAKKGSLNSLIGSVKFGIITAPEKRPASLRKKYNTVLPGYF, encoded by the coding sequence ATGAAACACAAAGCAGATATCGGTATCATTGGCGGCACGGGGGTTTACGGCGTCGAAGGCATGCGCGTCACAGACAAGGTGCGTGTCAAAACGGCGTGGGGTTACCCTTCAGATGAAATCACACTGGCAGAGTACCATGAGGGTGATAAAGCGATTACTCTCGCTTTTCTGCCGCGCCACGGCAAGGGGCACTTTATACCTCCGACAAAAATACCGGCGCATGCGAATCTTGCTGCGCTCAAGATGCTCGGCTGCGAGGCCGTTGTTTCATTCTCTGCTGTGGGCAGTCTGAAAGAAGAGATTCCCCCCGGGCATTTTGTTCTGCCGAGCCAGGTGATCGACCGCACACGCCACCGCCGCGACACCTATTTCGACGAAGGTATCGTTGTGCACGTTTCATTCGGTGACCCCATGGACAACACCCTTGCGACTATTCTCGCGGGGGCGATTCGCCAACTTTCTTTGCCGCTCGCCGAAAATGAAACGCTCATCTGTATGGAAGGGCCGCAATTTTCGACGCGGGCTGAATCGAAACTTTACAAGTCATGGGGCGCAGGCATAATCAATATGAGTGTTTTGCCCGAGGCGAAGCTCGCCCGCGAACTCGAACTGCCCTACCAGATGATCTGTATGGCCACCGACTATGATTCATGGCGCGAACACGACCACGCCGTGACGGCCGATGAAATTATGGCCGTCGTCAAAAAGAACTCCGACAATGCGCAGAAGGTTCTTAAGGCCGCGCTGCCCCATCTCGCCGCGAAAAAGGGCAGTCTGAACAGCCTTATCGGTTCGGTGAAATTTGGCATTATCACGGCTCCCGAGAAGCGGCCGGCCTCGCTGCGCAAAAAATATAACACCGTGCTGCCCGGCTATTTCTGA
- a CDS encoding leucyl aminopeptidase family protein — translation MAQIKKTAAKKKNSKGDIFVYPEKINSRVASGTGHFRLHVRFITTEEVKEIKDLPSYFKADPGSTATLVAGLTVGLGPLEKLDAEIFADTVAAALGKAAAQLKEYEIVASQAVLEKVGFRTALRLITVAQHNAEYPTDFLKGADARKKVTVSATVVVVPKSFLAAAAEIYNSALIEARHVAAMRQTQALPGNYLTPQTMDARSQEIATRYKLTRKSFGRADLTRMGAGGILAVAQGSEREPRLIVLEYRHVGAKKTLALVGKGVTFDTGGISLKPGADMHEMKYDMSGSAMAIAALAAIAEQKIPVNVVCALAMVENMPSGNAFKPGDVYTALNGKTVEVQNTDAEGRLILADALTYVQQNYNANLIVDMATLTGACVVALGDFYAGLFSNNTAARDLVVAAAEETREPVWPLPVGKRYRELLNSDIADLNNIGGRYGGASTAAEFLHAFIEDGQMWVHLDIAGVGMIKKPFNVYTASGSGYGVRLLAEIARKLAQ, via the coding sequence ATGGCGCAGATAAAGAAAACCGCAGCAAAGAAAAAAAACTCAAAGGGTGACATCTTTGTATACCCCGAAAAAATTAACAGTCGCGTCGCGTCGGGTACCGGGCATTTCAGGCTGCATGTGCGCTTCATCACCACCGAAGAAGTCAAAGAAATAAAAGATTTGCCTTCGTACTTCAAAGCCGACCCCGGCAGCACCGCGACGCTCGTCGCCGGCCTGACCGTCGGGCTTGGGCCACTGGAAAAACTGGACGCCGAAATTTTTGCCGACACAGTGGCGGCGGCACTCGGCAAAGCTGCGGCCCAGCTCAAAGAATATGAGATTGTCGCGAGCCAGGCGGTTCTCGAAAAAGTGGGATTTCGTACCGCCCTGCGTCTCATTACCGTCGCGCAGCATAATGCCGAATACCCCACCGACTTTCTTAAAGGTGCGGATGCGCGCAAAAAAGTTACTGTATCGGCGACCGTCGTGGTTGTGCCGAAGAGTTTTCTCGCGGCGGCCGCTGAGATTTATAACTCTGCGCTCATCGAAGCGCGCCACGTGGCGGCCATGCGGCAGACACAGGCTTTGCCCGGCAACTACCTGACACCGCAGACGATGGACGCGCGTTCGCAAGAAATTGCGACGCGTTACAAGCTGACACGTAAATCGTTCGGCCGTGCTGATTTGACGCGTATGGGTGCGGGCGGCATTCTTGCCGTGGCACAGGGCTCTGAGCGCGAGCCACGGCTCATCGTGCTCGAATACCGGCACGTCGGGGCGAAAAAAACTCTCGCGCTCGTGGGCAAAGGCGTTACGTTCGATACCGGCGGCATTTCTTTAAAGCCCGGCGCAGATATGCACGAAATGAAATATGACATGTCGGGCAGCGCCATGGCGATTGCAGCTCTTGCTGCGATCGCAGAGCAGAAGATTCCCGTGAATGTCGTCTGCGCTCTCGCGATGGTTGAGAATATGCCCTCAGGCAATGCCTTTAAGCCCGGCGATGTCTACACTGCGCTGAATGGTAAAACAGTCGAAGTGCAGAATACCGACGCAGAGGGCAGACTCATTCTTGCCGATGCGCTGACCTATGTGCAGCAGAACTACAACGCGAACCTGATAGTCGATATGGCAACACTCACCGGTGCCTGTGTCGTCGCGTTAGGTGATTTTTATGCAGGGCTTTTCAGCAACAATACCGCAGCACGCGACCTCGTGGTCGCTGCCGCAGAAGAAACACGTGAACCGGTGTGGCCGCTGCCCGTTGGCAAAAGATACCGTGAACTCTTAAACTCCGACATTGCTGATCTCAACAATATCGGTGGTCGTTATGGCGGGGCATCGACCGCTGCCGAATTTTTGCATGCGTTTATCGAAGACGGGCAGATGTGGGTACACCTCGATATCGCCGGGGTCGGCATGATCAAGAAGCCCTTTAACGTCTACACGGCTTCGGGCAGCGGCTACGGCGTGAGGTTGCTCGCTGAAATTGCCCGAAAACTCGCTCAATAA
- a CDS encoding pilus assembly FimT family protein: MSLARAHELSLARLRRTSAQAGFTLVELMVVLTIGGALLLMAYNLLTSFMQARLSGNQDIAFEGYFQDARRQAIILSKTLTLEINLDKKTFGLREYDPKLEINPDASLQALAEMKRYRFERERDKENAEQELPKPRWVSSVQKIPTVLTKILSSSGLELTGPIINVHFYPTGNSDSVILQFGDTKPNYVYIPRYNLQPVHLPDLKQFERQKVLRQ; the protein is encoded by the coding sequence GTGAGCCTCGCCCGAGCACACGAACTGTCATTGGCCCGGCTGCGGCGTACCTCGGCGCAGGCCGGCTTTACGCTCGTTGAGCTGATGGTCGTCTTAACGATCGGCGGCGCATTGCTTCTGATGGCGTATAACCTTCTCACAAGCTTCATGCAGGCACGCCTCTCTGGCAATCAGGATATCGCCTTTGAAGGCTATTTTCAAGATGCCCGCCGGCAGGCGATCATTCTGTCGAAGACGCTGACGCTCGAAATCAATCTCGACAAAAAGACCTTTGGTCTCAGGGAATATGACCCGAAGCTCGAAATCAACCCCGACGCGTCGCTGCAGGCACTCGCCGAAATGAAGCGCTACCGTTTCGAACGCGAACGCGATAAAGAAAATGCCGAACAAGAGCTGCCGAAGCCGAGATGGGTCAGCTCGGTGCAGAAGATACCGACTGTGCTGACTAAAATACTCAGCAGTTCGGGCCTTGAGCTCACGGGGCCGATCATCAATGTGCACTTTTACCCGACTGGCAATTCAGACTCGGTTATACTCCAGTTCGGTGATACGAAACCGAACTATGTCTACATACCGCGGTATAACCTGCAGCCGGTGCATCTGCCCGACCTGAAGCAGTTTGAGCGGCAGAAGGTGCTGCGACAATGA